The following proteins come from a genomic window of Solwaraspora sp. WMMA2065:
- a CDS encoding NADH-quinone oxidoreductase subunit M: MTYADDGWTVGQLALLAVLVVPALGALLLALPVGGDRAGRITGTVFAAVTFLVSLPLLRDPTGAGWFAYGPPLDGPPGVLPWHQLDLPWVPALDLRLHLGVDGISYPLVLLTTGLTLLCCAYTVWRAPHGRNGRALVALLLVVEVGIVGTFLALDLVLFFVFFEVVLLPMYAIIAGWGGSDRTAGGGDRADGAHRRAATRFAVYTLAGSVLLLVGVVTVTTAAGTADLTVLTGGDGLGRGTQLRAFTLLALAFAVKAPLWPLHSWLPDAHSQAPTVGSVILAGVLLKMGTYGLIRVAVGVAPEGARWAAPVLGALAVAAIIVGSLVCLAQTELKRLIAYSSVGHMGFVLLGIATLSATGIQAALIGNVAHGVITGLLFFLAGAVKDRYHTGELADLGGLRERSPALSGLLGYAAIASLGLPGLAGFWGEAFAVVAAWQRGGPLWTTLAVAAAVGAALTAAYLLRMLRRVTHGPAGPAVRDTPVFAISRPEALAWAPLVLLALAIGLVPALVLGVAESPVTILLEVIR; this comes from the coding sequence ATGACGTACGCCGACGACGGCTGGACCGTCGGGCAGCTCGCCCTGCTGGCCGTGCTGGTCGTGCCGGCGCTCGGCGCGCTGCTGCTCGCCCTGCCGGTCGGCGGGGACCGGGCCGGCCGGATCACCGGCACCGTCTTCGCGGCGGTGACCTTCCTGGTCAGCCTGCCGTTGCTGCGCGACCCGACCGGGGCCGGCTGGTTCGCCTACGGTCCACCGCTGGACGGCCCACCCGGGGTGCTGCCCTGGCATCAGCTCGACCTGCCCTGGGTGCCCGCCCTGGACCTGCGGTTGCACCTCGGTGTCGACGGCATCTCGTACCCGCTGGTGCTGCTCACCACCGGACTGACCCTGCTGTGCTGCGCGTACACCGTCTGGCGCGCCCCACACGGCCGCAACGGGCGGGCGTTGGTCGCGTTGCTGCTGGTCGTCGAGGTCGGCATCGTCGGCACCTTCCTCGCTCTCGACCTGGTGCTGTTCTTCGTCTTCTTCGAGGTCGTGCTGCTGCCGATGTACGCGATCATCGCCGGCTGGGGCGGCAGCGACCGTACCGCCGGTGGCGGCGACCGGGCCGATGGCGCGCACCGGCGGGCGGCGACCAGGTTCGCCGTCTACACCCTGGCCGGGTCGGTGCTGCTGCTGGTCGGCGTGGTGACCGTGACGACCGCCGCCGGCACCGCCGACCTGACCGTGCTCACCGGCGGCGACGGACTCGGCCGGGGCACCCAGCTACGCGCGTTCACGCTGCTGGCGCTGGCCTTCGCGGTCAAGGCACCGCTGTGGCCGCTGCACAGCTGGCTGCCCGACGCGCACAGCCAGGCACCCACCGTCGGCAGCGTGATCCTCGCCGGGGTGCTGCTCAAAATGGGCACGTACGGGCTGATCCGGGTCGCCGTCGGCGTCGCCCCCGAAGGAGCCCGCTGGGCCGCCCCGGTGCTCGGCGCCCTCGCCGTCGCCGCGATCATCGTCGGCTCCCTGGTGTGCCTGGCGCAGACCGAACTGAAACGGCTGATCGCCTACTCCAGTGTCGGACACATGGGGTTCGTGCTGCTGGGCATCGCCACGCTGAGCGCCACCGGCATCCAGGCCGCGCTGATCGGCAACGTCGCCCACGGCGTCATCACCGGCCTGCTGTTCTTCCTCGCCGGCGCGGTCAAGGACCGCTACCACACCGGCGAGCTGGCGGATCTCGGCGGGCTGCGGGAACGCTCCCCGGCGCTGTCCGGGCTGCTCGGCTACGCGGCGATCGCCTCCCTCGGCCTGCCCGGCCTGGCCGGCTTCTGGGGTGAGGCGTTCGCCGTCGTCGCCGCCTGGCAGCGCGGCGGGCCGCTGTGGACGACGCTGGCCGTGGCGGCGGCGGTCGGCGCGGCACTGACCGCCGCGTACCTGCTGCGGATGCTGCGCCGGGTCACCCACGGCCCGGCCGGCCCGGCGGTCCGGGACACACCCGTCTTCGCGATCAGCCGCCCCGAGGCGCTGGCCTGGGCGCCGCTGGTGCTGCTGGCGTTGGCCATCGGGCTGGTGCCGGCGCTGGTGCTCGGCGTCGCCGAGTCGCCGGTCACGATCCTGCTGGAGGTGATCCGGTGA
- a CDS encoding MFS transporter produces MSGLRKYVAVWRIPGGPTLLIPGVIGRLSIGMTPLALLLVISDSTGRYSLAAIAGGVYALAGAALSPVAGRIADRLGPSPVLLVTGVAHPVALIALLFATRSGGSILAVFLVSGLAGASYPPLSAAIRGAWNNLTSPASGRYPLRNTALAAETTIFEVVFVIGPLLVAGLIVLADAAAALVAAAVLTLAGTTMVALGRAMRGWRPHSREGHARGLGPLRVPGFPALLACVGGLGIGFGTAGVAVPAYASNYLGTNDDGGSLAGVLLAVWAVGSATGGIYFGIRRPAVDASRQFAWLLAGVAASFVVYAVMPHPLALGVALTLGGAVIAPALTVENTMVGRIAPVSMLNEAYTWVTTMAVGASAAGGAVAGVLVDRAGGPAAAFLFAAAALALAALLAGWPAGPISRAEARAAVDLDRALLGGPA; encoded by the coding sequence GTGTCCGGATTGCGGAAATACGTCGCCGTCTGGCGCATCCCCGGCGGACCCACCCTGCTGATCCCGGGCGTCATCGGCCGGCTCAGCATCGGCATGACCCCGCTCGCCCTGCTGCTGGTGATCAGCGACTCCACCGGCCGGTACTCACTCGCCGCGATCGCCGGCGGCGTCTACGCCCTCGCCGGTGCGGCCCTCAGCCCGGTCGCCGGGCGGATCGCCGACCGGCTCGGCCCGAGCCCGGTGCTGCTGGTCACCGGGGTCGCCCACCCGGTCGCCCTGATCGCCCTGCTGTTCGCGACCCGCAGCGGCGGCTCGATCCTGGCCGTGTTCCTGGTGTCCGGCCTCGCCGGTGCCAGCTATCCGCCGCTCAGCGCCGCGATCCGGGGCGCCTGGAACAACCTGACCAGCCCGGCCAGTGGCCGCTACCCGCTGCGCAACACCGCGCTCGCCGCCGAGACCACCATCTTCGAGGTGGTGTTCGTAATCGGCCCGCTGCTCGTCGCCGGGCTCATCGTGCTCGCCGACGCCGCAGCCGCACTGGTCGCCGCAGCCGTACTCACCCTGGCTGGCACCACCATGGTGGCGCTCGGCCGGGCGATGCGTGGCTGGCGACCCCACTCACGGGAAGGCCACGCCCGGGGCCTCGGCCCGCTGCGGGTGCCCGGCTTCCCGGCGTTGCTGGCCTGTGTCGGCGGTCTGGGCATCGGCTTCGGTACGGCCGGCGTGGCGGTGCCCGCGTACGCCTCCAACTACCTGGGCACCAACGACGACGGCGGCAGCCTCGCCGGCGTACTGCTGGCCGTCTGGGCCGTCGGTAGCGCCACCGGCGGGATCTACTTCGGTATCCGCCGACCGGCGGTGGACGCCTCCCGTCAGTTCGCCTGGCTGCTCGCCGGGGTCGCCGCCAGCTTCGTCGTGTACGCGGTGATGCCGCACCCGCTGGCCCTGGGCGTGGCACTGACGCTCGGCGGTGCCGTGATCGCCCCGGCGCTGACCGTCGAGAACACCATGGTCGGCCGGATCGCCCCGGTCAGCATGCTGAACGAGGCGTACACCTGGGTTACCACCATGGCGGTCGGTGCCAGCGCGGCCGGCGGCGCGGTCGCCGGCGTGCTCGTGGACCGCGCCGGTGGCCCGGCGGCGGCCTTCCTGTTCGCCGCCGCCGCGCTCGCCCTGGCTGCGCTGCTGGCCGGCTGGCCGGCCGGTCCGATCAGCCGCGCCGAAGCCCGCGCGGCGGTCGACCTGGACCGGGCCCTGCTCGGCGGTCCGGCCTGA
- the rpmG gene encoding 50S ribosomal protein L33, producing the protein MAKATDVRPKITLACVECKERNYITRKNRRNDPDRIELKKFCPRDGKHTLHRETR; encoded by the coding sequence GTGGCCAAGGCGACCGACGTCCGTCCAAAGATCACTTTGGCGTGTGTGGAGTGCAAGGAGCGCAACTACATCACGCGGAAGAACCGCCGTAACGACCCGGACCGCATCGAGCTGAAGAAGTTCTGCCCCCGGGACGGCAAGCACACGCTGCACCGCGAGACCCGCTGA
- a CDS encoding MaoC family dehydratase N-terminal domain-containing protein has translation MPMDPSLVGRSYPPGGTYLVGREKIREFAVAIGASDAVHHDPDVARKAGYPDVVAPPTFPVAVTMSSSERVISDPDLAIDYSRVVHGDQRFRYVRPVVAGDELVCTDTIEEIMSRGGHDFLTVRTEIATVATGEPVVTVWMKLVVRGED, from the coding sequence ATGCCCATGGATCCGTCCTTAGTCGGTCGCAGTTACCCGCCCGGCGGTACGTACCTGGTGGGGCGGGAGAAGATCCGCGAGTTCGCCGTCGCCATCGGGGCCAGCGATGCCGTTCACCACGATCCGGACGTCGCCCGCAAAGCGGGCTATCCGGACGTGGTCGCGCCACCGACCTTCCCGGTAGCGGTCACCATGTCCTCGTCCGAGCGGGTGATCTCCGATCCCGATCTCGCGATCGACTACAGCCGGGTGGTGCACGGCGACCAGCGGTTCCGGTACGTCCGCCCAGTGGTCGCCGGCGACGAACTGGTGTGCACCGACACCATCGAGGAGATCATGTCCCGTGGCGGACACGACTTCCTGACCGTCCGTACCGAGATCGCCACTGTGGCCACCGGTGAGCCGGTGGTCACCGTCTGGATGAAGCTGGTCGTCCGGGGGGAGGACTGA
- a CDS encoding proton-conducting transporter membrane subunit gives MTDGTAAQTIDHLALLPAYLAAATAVAVLLADLFIGRRAVTGAAAVAGAAGVGLAALVALAHPARATFCGTPSGVPAGGGLPDGGLPDGGLAVGGLACSYVADSRAALVALLFAALTAGVLALSAPLLNSGAVPAGEYCFLLACSMTGGVVLGAAGDLITLVVAVETLTLPLYILVGLRRQRAASAESAVSFFVVSVVSTAVALLGVALLYAAYGAVHLDLLAGASGLAEPAGTVVGGSADGQARLARVGVVLLLTGLAFKVAAVPLHAWAPKTYDGAPLPVAAYLSTASKLGGVVAIVAVVTEGLTPQLAASGPVLAVLAVATMTVGNLVALRQRRMVRLLAWSSIAQAGYILVPLAAAAGVAGRGAEEQAVAVAAVFAYTVFFVLLELAAFAAVVALRPAAGDGGRIAAYAGAARRRPWVGAALTLALIGLAGLPPGLAGLFAKVAVVRSLLVGGAGWLALVVAANAVLGLVYYLRVSATLYARVPEPTPPSGRGVPAPGGAVAWPVVATLAVATVLAVLLGFAPQVVFDVVAG, from the coding sequence GTGACCGACGGGACCGCCGCACAGACGATCGACCACCTGGCGCTGCTGCCGGCGTACCTGGCGGCGGCGACGGCGGTCGCGGTGCTGCTGGCCGACCTGTTCATCGGCCGGCGGGCGGTCACCGGGGCGGCCGCTGTCGCCGGCGCCGCCGGGGTCGGCCTCGCCGCGCTGGTGGCGCTGGCGCATCCGGCGCGGGCCACGTTCTGCGGTACGCCGTCCGGCGTACCCGCCGGGGGCGGGCTGCCCGACGGCGGACTGCCCGACGGCGGACTGGCCGTCGGTGGGCTGGCCTGCTCGTACGTCGCCGACAGCCGGGCCGCCCTGGTCGCGCTGCTGTTCGCGGCGCTCACCGCCGGCGTGCTCGCGCTGTCCGCGCCGCTGCTGAACTCCGGTGCGGTGCCGGCCGGCGAGTACTGCTTCCTGCTGGCCTGCTCGATGACCGGCGGGGTGGTGCTCGGCGCCGCCGGGGACCTGATCACCCTGGTCGTGGCGGTGGAGACGCTCACCCTGCCGCTGTACATCCTGGTCGGGCTGCGCCGGCAGCGGGCCGCCTCGGCCGAGTCGGCAGTGAGCTTCTTCGTGGTCAGCGTGGTGTCCACGGCGGTGGCGCTGCTCGGCGTGGCGCTGCTGTACGCCGCGTACGGCGCGGTGCACCTCGACCTGCTCGCCGGAGCCAGCGGCCTGGCCGAGCCGGCCGGTACGGTCGTCGGCGGCTCGGCCGACGGGCAGGCCCGGCTGGCCCGGGTCGGCGTGGTGCTGCTGCTGACCGGCCTGGCGTTCAAGGTGGCGGCGGTGCCGCTGCACGCCTGGGCGCCGAAGACCTACGACGGTGCGCCGCTGCCGGTCGCCGCGTACCTGTCGACCGCGTCGAAGCTCGGCGGCGTGGTGGCGATCGTCGCGGTGGTGACCGAAGGGCTCACCCCGCAGTTGGCCGCGTCCGGGCCGGTGCTGGCGGTGCTGGCGGTGGCGACCATGACGGTCGGCAACCTGGTCGCGTTGCGGCAGCGGCGGATGGTGCGGCTGTTGGCCTGGTCGTCGATCGCGCAGGCCGGCTACATCCTGGTGCCGCTGGCGGCGGCCGCCGGGGTGGCCGGGCGGGGCGCCGAGGAGCAGGCGGTGGCCGTCGCGGCGGTCTTCGCGTACACCGTCTTCTTTGTGTTGTTGGAGCTTGCCGCCTTCGCTGCGGTGGTGGCGTTGCGACCGGCGGCCGGCGACGGCGGTCGGATCGCCGCGTATGCGGGCGCGGCCCGCCGCCGCCCGTGGGTCGGTGCCGCGCTGACGCTGGCGTTGATCGGGCTGGCCGGTCTGCCACCGGGCCTGGCCGGGTTGTTCGCCAAGGTGGCGGTGGTCCGGTCGCTGCTGGTCGGCGGGGCCGGCTGGCTGGCGTTGGTGGTTGCGGCCAACGCGGTCCTCGGCCTGGTCTACTACCTGCGGGTCAGTGCCACGCTGTACGCCCGGGTGCCGGAGCCGACGCCGCCCTCGGGTCGTGGCGTGCCGGCACCTGGTGGCGCGGTGGCGTGGCCAGTGGTGGCGACGCTCGCCGTCGCGACCGTTCTGGCGGTTTTGCTCGGGTTTGCACCACAGGTGGTCTTTGACGTCGTTGCGGGCTGA
- a CDS encoding bifunctional diguanylate cyclase/phosphodiesterase, which produces MPRPQAISRHSSRRAWFVTGPLALIAVLISVALAISHPNPTGDWPLGLLFFGLFLAAHAAILLFEVRRQSFTLNIGEIPFLLGLFFLPPLTLIIGRVLAAVVGHLSRRQPPVKLWFNVANVAASTSIATAIVVNADVLDAAEPRTWLTLVGAMIACQIITLVAVLVVITLAQGRLSTKELTTTTVPALVVASINITFGLVVLILLAQSDWALILLVALITFFVLAYRSYAKSLRQNRTLSEIYALTRAIADTPHDGTIVDVLLKRVREVLQSEYATLWLPKQGRYPEVLLSATADGQGLVDTVGAPESIREHVFETGSSLAVGAKFGDGPFDTALRKWGAKDAVVVPLRAGSLVIGCLEVSGRLGDISHFGPGDLRLLEAIAVHAAVAVENSRLVDRLRYDAAHDGLTRLANRRRLTAALDESVAIRTPGEVVAVLLFDVAGLRQVNESLGHAAGDKVLAEVARRLRDRAPSAALVGRSGGDEFVVTLRMEAAEYAVQLAVELRDQIRDQMVFGALTLDVDTVAGVAVHPDHGSDAATLLQRADLAATAAKSVPGGVQLFNPALESRSVRRLGLAGDLRVALDEMQLEVYYQPKVTLHGRRLVGVECLTRWEHPTHGSVSPEDFVAVAEHTGQLGRLTEFVLREGLRRSREWSVGQQPLPVAVNLSARTLTDPEFPELVRTLLDDAQVAPELLTLEIAEAGVLDGTDRPMPTLRRLRDLGVRLSVDDFGTGYTSLAHLRRLPVHEVKVDRSFVQGMATDPGDLAIVNAVVTLSQQFGLTVVAEGVESELTLELLQDIGCQVGQGFLFSRPLPYERLAAWYEAQTDPESLQSSEVRRLRAVP; this is translated from the coding sequence GTGCCAAGGCCACAGGCGATCTCACGGCATTCTTCCAGGCGGGCCTGGTTCGTAACCGGGCCACTCGCTCTGATAGCCGTACTCATCTCTGTGGCCTTGGCCATCAGCCACCCCAATCCGACCGGAGATTGGCCGCTGGGCCTGCTGTTCTTCGGGCTGTTCCTCGCCGCGCACGCGGCAATCTTGCTGTTCGAGGTGCGCCGGCAGTCGTTTACCCTGAACATCGGCGAGATCCCGTTTTTGCTCGGTCTGTTCTTCCTGCCGCCACTTACTCTGATCATCGGTCGGGTGCTGGCAGCCGTGGTCGGTCATCTGAGCCGGCGGCAGCCGCCCGTCAAGTTGTGGTTCAACGTGGCGAACGTGGCCGCCAGCACGTCCATCGCCACCGCGATCGTCGTCAACGCCGACGTGCTCGACGCCGCCGAGCCGCGTACCTGGTTGACGCTGGTCGGGGCGATGATCGCCTGCCAGATCATCACGCTGGTCGCCGTGCTCGTGGTGATCACCCTTGCCCAGGGCCGGTTGTCCACCAAGGAACTCACCACCACGACGGTCCCTGCCCTGGTCGTCGCCTCCATCAACATCACCTTCGGTTTGGTGGTGCTGATCCTGCTGGCGCAGAGCGACTGGGCGCTGATCCTGTTGGTCGCGCTGATCACCTTCTTCGTGCTGGCCTACCGGTCGTACGCGAAATCACTGCGGCAGAACCGCACGCTCTCCGAGATCTACGCGTTGACCCGGGCGATCGCCGACACGCCGCACGACGGGACGATCGTCGACGTACTGCTCAAGCGGGTCCGCGAGGTGCTGCAGTCCGAGTACGCGACACTCTGGCTGCCGAAACAGGGGCGGTATCCCGAGGTGCTGCTGTCCGCGACCGCCGACGGGCAGGGGCTGGTAGACACGGTCGGCGCCCCGGAATCGATCCGTGAACACGTCTTCGAGACCGGAAGTTCCCTGGCCGTCGGCGCGAAGTTCGGCGACGGCCCGTTCGACACCGCACTTCGGAAGTGGGGTGCCAAGGACGCCGTCGTAGTGCCGCTACGAGCCGGTTCCCTGGTGATCGGCTGCCTGGAGGTGTCCGGCCGGCTCGGGGACATCTCCCACTTCGGGCCGGGTGACCTACGGCTGCTGGAGGCGATCGCCGTGCACGCCGCGGTCGCCGTGGAGAACTCGCGCCTGGTCGACCGGCTGCGCTACGACGCGGCCCACGACGGCCTGACCCGGCTGGCCAACCGCCGCCGGCTGACCGCAGCGCTCGACGAGTCGGTGGCCATCCGGACCCCGGGTGAGGTGGTCGCGGTTCTGCTCTTCGACGTCGCCGGGCTGCGACAGGTCAACGAGTCCCTCGGCCACGCGGCCGGGGACAAGGTCCTGGCCGAGGTCGCCCGGCGGCTGCGGGACCGCGCCCCGTCGGCCGCGCTGGTCGGCCGCAGCGGCGGAGACGAGTTCGTGGTCACCCTGCGGATGGAGGCTGCGGAGTACGCCGTACAGCTCGCGGTCGAGCTCCGTGACCAGATTCGCGACCAGATGGTCTTCGGCGCGTTGACCCTGGACGTCGACACCGTGGCCGGTGTCGCGGTACACCCCGACCACGGCAGCGACGCCGCGACACTGCTGCAGCGGGCGGACCTGGCCGCGACGGCGGCGAAGTCGGTGCCCGGCGGCGTCCAGCTGTTCAATCCGGCGTTGGAGTCCCGCTCGGTACGCCGGCTCGGTCTCGCCGGTGACCTGCGGGTCGCGCTCGATGAGATGCAGCTGGAGGTCTACTACCAGCCGAAGGTGACGCTGCACGGCCGCCGGCTGGTCGGGGTCGAGTGCCTGACCCGGTGGGAGCATCCGACGCACGGTTCGGTCTCGCCGGAGGACTTCGTCGCGGTCGCCGAACACACCGGCCAGCTCGGTCGGCTGACCGAGTTCGTGCTGCGCGAAGGGCTGCGCCGCAGCCGGGAGTGGAGCGTCGGTCAGCAGCCGTTGCCGGTGGCCGTCAACCTGTCCGCCCGTACCCTGACCGATCCGGAGTTTCCCGAGCTGGTCCGGACCCTGCTGGATGACGCGCAGGTCGCTCCGGAGCTGCTCACCCTGGAGATCGCCGAGGCCGGTGTGCTGGACGGCACGGACCGGCCGATGCCGACCCTACGGCGGCTGCGTGACCTCGGGGTACGGCTGTCCGTCGACGACTTCGGCACCGGCTACACCTCGCTGGCGCACCTGCGCCGGCTGCCGGTGCACGAGGTGAAGGTCGACCGGTCGTTCGTGCAGGGGATGGCGACCGATCCGGGGGACCTGGCGATCGTCAACGCCGTCGTGACGCTGTCCCAGCAGTTCGGCCTGACCGTGGTGGCCGAAGGGGTGGAGAGCGAACTGACCCTGGAACTGCTGCAGGACATCGGCTGCCAGGTCGGGCAGGGCTTCCTGTTCAGCCGTCCGTTGCCGTACGAGCGGCTGGCCGCCTGGTACGAGGCGCAAACCGACCCGGAGAGCCTGCAGTCCAGCGAGGTTCGTCGGCTGCGGGCAGTGCCCTGA
- a CDS encoding YajQ family cyclic di-GMP-binding protein, which translates to MAANPSFDIVSKVDRQEIDNALRQTEKELSTRFDFRGTGAEIAWSGEEAVTLQAETEERVKASLDVFKEKLVKRNISLKSLDAGDPRSSGKTYKIDCKVIQGIESDKAKAISKKIRDDGPKGVQAQIQGDQLRVTAKKKDDLQAVIALLKQEDFGIALQFTNYR; encoded by the coding sequence ATGGCAGCCAACCCGTCGTTCGACATCGTGAGCAAGGTCGACCGGCAGGAGATCGACAACGCCCTCCGGCAGACCGAGAAGGAGCTGTCCACCCGCTTCGACTTCCGCGGCACCGGCGCCGAGATCGCCTGGTCCGGCGAGGAGGCCGTGACGTTGCAGGCGGAGACCGAGGAGCGGGTCAAGGCCAGCCTGGACGTGTTCAAGGAGAAGCTGGTCAAGCGGAACATCTCGCTCAAGTCGCTGGACGCCGGTGACCCACGCTCGTCGGGCAAGACCTACAAGATCGACTGCAAGGTCATCCAGGGCATCGAGTCGGACAAGGCGAAGGCGATCAGCAAGAAGATCCGCGACGACGGACCCAAGGGTGTCCAGGCGCAGATCCAGGGCGACCAGCTGCGCGTCACCGCCAAGAAGAAGGACGACCTGCAGGCGGTCATCGCGCTGCTCAAGCAGGAGGACTTCGGCATCGCCCTGCAGTTCACCAACTACCGCTGA
- the htpX gene encoding zinc metalloprotease HtpX, giving the protein MHSHHNGLKTAALLGLLTAMILGVGYWFGGSGGLMIAVGVSLAMNAGTYFWSDKIALRSMRAQPVSDAQFPALHQMVRELAAEAGQPMPRLYVSPTMQPNAFATGRNPANAAVCVTQGIVQILDYRELRGVIGHELSHVYNRDILISSVAASLAGIVTMLAHLAWFLPFGGGDDDEGANPAALLAMLILGPLAASIIQLAISRNREYQADASGAALTRDPLALASALRKIHMGTQRMPLPAEGQLASSAHLMIDNPLRKGGFAALFSTHPPMEQRVARLEQLAYAGAGGPVQRRL; this is encoded by the coding sequence GTGCACAGCCACCACAACGGTCTCAAGACGGCAGCCCTGCTCGGCCTGCTCACCGCCATGATCCTCGGCGTTGGCTACTGGTTCGGCGGCAGCGGCGGCTTGATGATCGCCGTAGGAGTCTCGCTGGCGATGAACGCCGGCACCTACTTCTGGTCCGACAAGATCGCGCTGCGCTCGATGCGGGCCCAGCCGGTCAGCGACGCGCAGTTCCCGGCGCTGCATCAGATGGTCCGGGAGTTGGCCGCCGAGGCCGGGCAGCCGATGCCCCGGCTCTACGTCAGCCCGACCATGCAGCCCAACGCGTTCGCGACCGGGCGTAACCCGGCCAACGCGGCGGTCTGCGTCACCCAGGGGATCGTGCAGATCCTCGACTACCGCGAGCTGCGCGGGGTGATCGGGCACGAACTGTCCCACGTCTACAACCGGGACATCCTGATCTCCAGCGTCGCGGCGTCGCTCGCCGGCATCGTCACCATGCTGGCCCACCTCGCCTGGTTCCTGCCGTTCGGCGGCGGGGACGACGACGAGGGCGCCAACCCGGCCGCGCTGCTCGCCATGCTGATCCTCGGGCCGCTGGCCGCGTCGATCATCCAGCTGGCGATCAGCCGTAACCGCGAGTACCAGGCGGACGCGTCCGGCGCCGCACTGACCCGCGACCCGCTCGCGCTGGCCAGCGCGCTCCGCAAGATCCACATGGGTACGCAGCGCATGCCGCTGCCGGCCGAGGGTCAGCTGGCCAGCTCGGCCCACCTGATGATCGACAACCCGCTGCGCAAGGGCGGGTTCGCCGCGCTGTTCTCCACCCACCCGCCGATGGAGCAGCGGGTGGCCCGGCTGGAGCAGTTGGCGTACGCCGGTGCCGGCGGCCCGGTGCAGCGCCGGTTGTGA